ACCGGTCGGCGAGGTTGAAGGCCTCTGCCGTGAGTTCGTACATCTCCTGCACAGAGGCAGGGCTGACCGCGATGATGCTCATGTCGCCGTGTGAGCCGAAGCGACACTGCATCATGTCGCCCTGCGAGGCGCGGGTCGGCTGGCCTGTGCTCGGCCCGCCCCTCTGGACGTCGACGACGACGCACGGCGTCTCCGTCATGACCGCATAGCCGATGTTCTCCATCATCAGGGAAAAACCGGGGCCTGATGTCGCAGTCATCGCGCGCGCACCCGTCCAGGAGGCACCGATCACCGAGGCGATGCTGGCGAGTTCGTCCTCCATCTGGGCAAAGACCCCGCCGATCTTCGGCATCTTCCGCGCCATGTGCTCGGCGATCTCGGTCGAGGGCGTGATCGGGTATCCCCCGTAGAACCGGCAGCCGGCGGCAAGGGCGCCCTCAGCACAGGCCGTGTTCCCCTGCATGAATTCAAGCCGCGTCAATCTTCAATCACCACCTTTTCAGGCTCAAAGGGTTCTTCTTCGACCCACCGGATCGCCTGGTCCGGGCAGATCATCTGGCAGACGCCGCAGAGCACCCGCCCGTAGAGCTTCTGGAGGCGACAGTTGGTACAGCGCTCAGGACGGTCGAGGGTCGGGACCACGATGCCCCGCCTGTTCGGCGCCGTGCCCTCCTGAAATATCCTGTATGGGCAGACCAGGGTGCAGAGGTTGCAGCCCTTGCACCTGGTCTCGTCGATGATGAGCTTCATATATCCGGTCCGATTTATGTATTGAACCGCCGTTCAAATTGTATTTTTGCCTTCCGGTCAACGTCGCCAAAGAGGTCGCCGCCGTGGGCGTCGATCCCGACGATCAGAGGGAGGTGGTCGAGTTCGATCTCCCAGACGGCCTCGGCCATGCCGAGGTCATCGAAATAGACGCCTTTCAGGGTCATACGGGCGGCGGCGAGGGCGGCGCACCCGCCGGTGAAGGCGAGGTACACGCCACGGCCCCGCAACTGTTCCCGCACCTCCGGCCCCATGCCTCCCTTGCCGATGAGGGCGCGCACGCCTGCATCCAGGATGAAGCCGGAGAGGCGGTTCATCCGTGCCGAGGTGGTCGGGCCTGCGGCGATGACCCGGCCCGCCCCGATCACCGGGCCGCAGTGATAGACCGCGGCGCCCGCCGGGTCGAAGGGGATGCCCTCCTCCATCATTCTCTGGTGCGCCTCGTCCCGTGCCGTGTACACGGTCCCGGAAAGGGTGACAGCGTCGCCGGCGCGGAGTTCGAGCACCTCGTCGCTGAGGGGTGTCGTGAGGTGGATCATTCCGCCACCTCCACGCGGCGGGTCGACCGCCGGCATGCCCAGCACTGCACATTGACCGCCACGGGCAGGGACGCAGTGTGGCAGGCCCCAGTCTTCACCTTCACCGCGAGGGCCGTCGTGTCCCCGCCAAGGCCCATCGGACCGATGCCGAGGGCGTTGACGGCGTCGCAGATCTCCTGCTCGAACGAGGTCATCTCGTCGATGGGCAGGAGGAGCGCCTCCTTCGCAAGCGCCGCAGCACCGTCGAAGGTTGACCCGATGCCGACGCCGAGGACGACAGGAGGGCAGGGGCGGCCGCCGGCGATGAGCACAGTCTCGGCGACGAACCGTGCGATCTCCCCGGCCTCGGAGGGGAGGAGCATCGCAATCCGGGAACAGTTCTCCGCGCCGGCCCCCTTCGGGAGGACGGTGACGGTCAGGTCGTCGCCGGGCATCACATGGACGGCGGGCATCCCTGCGCCTGTGTTGTCGCCGCTGTTCTCCCGGGAGAGGGGGTCGACGACGTTCGGCCTGAGCGGGACCTCGCGTGTCGCCCTCTTCACTCCCTCCGCGACCGCGTCGAAGAGGTCGCGAGTGAAGGGCACGGTCGGCGGTATGGTGAGATAGACGACCGGGACGCCGGTGTCCTGGCATATCGGCAGGCCGTGCTCCTCCGCATACCTGATGTTCTCCTCGATGTTCTCAAACTGGGTGCGGGCGGTTGCACTCTGTTCCCGGTCGCGGGCTCGTCTGAGGGCGCGCCGTACGTCTGTCGGAATCGATGTTTCGGCTTCCAGGAACGCAGAATAGGTAGCAGATGCGACTGCCCCGGAAAGGCCGGATGCCGCTCTCTCTATCATTGAGTAGTATGGGGGAGGGGCCGCTAAAAAAATATCTCATTCCCGCCGCCCCTCCGGCAAAGAAAAGAAGAGGAAGAAAATTTCGTCCTGCTTCACTCGAAGACAACCACGCGGGTCGGCGCAGGGAGCTTGTACCCGCCGTGCTTGAGGGCATCCTTTGCCTTGTCCGTGTACTGCGGGTTGGTCCAGACGGTGAAGACCTTCTGGCCCGGGGTGACACGGGCGGCAGTGCCGACGGCCTTGCCAAATGCAAGACGCATACCTTCCGACACACGGTCTGCACCGGCGCCGGTTGCCTGCTTGTTCTCACGAAGCACATGGTGGGGGTAGGTGCGGAGCTTGAGATAGTAGTTCGAACGTCCCACCTCCTTCATCAGGCGCCTGTTAATGTTAATACGTGCCGCTTCAAGAGCGGAGTGACGGATCTGGCAGGATTCGAGCACTTCAAGGGTGATCTCAAGAGGAAAAGAACCGCTCGGGTCGCCCATATCGTACTGAACAACCTTGCTGCCGGGGACACCGCCCATATATTCTCGCCGGGTGTAGGCCTTCTTGGCGAGATTTCTATACATTACTCCTGGTTTTCGTACCATACCTCACAACGCCTCGCCGTAAGTTAGTGCTTTATAACATGGTTATTTTGCTTAATAAAGGTTACTGGGAGGCTTCTTCGCCTCCCTGGATCAGGGAGAGGACGTACCTCCTCACCTGCGCGAACTCGACACTGGTGCGGTCACGCGGCCGCGGCACCGTAATGGGGATGACCTCCTGCACGCGGGAAGGCCGTGGGGAGAGGACGACAACCCTGTCGGAGAGATAGACGGCCTCGTCGACGCTGTGCGTCACGAAGATCACCGTCTTTCCGGTCTTTTCCCAGATCTCAAGAAGTTCTCTCTGCATCGTGTTTCTGGTCTGGGCGTCCAGGGCCCCGAAAGGCTCGTCCATGAGGAGCACCTGGGGCTCGACGCAGAGCGCCCGCGCGACGGCCACGCGCTGGCGCATGCCGCCGGAGAGTTCGTAGGGGTGGCTGTGCTCGAAATCTTCGAGGCCCACAAGGGCAAGGTATTTTTTTGCCTGCACATACCTCTCCTCTTTCCCGACGCCCTGCACCTCAAGCCCGAAGGCGATGTTGTCGAGGACCGTGCGCCAGGGATAAAGCGAGTACTCCTGAAAGATCATCGCCATCTCGGGTGTCGGCCCGGCGATCTCCTTCTCGTTGACCGCCGCCCGGCCGCCTGTCGGGTTGTCGAGCCCCGCGATGATCCGCAGGAGCGTCGTCTTTCCGCAGCCGGAGGGGCCGAGGATGCAGATGAACTCGCCGTCCTTCACGTCGAGGGAGATGTCGCCGAGTGCGGTGACTTCCTCTCCCATCTCGTTGGTGAAGACCTTTGAGACATGCTCGATGGAGAGGCTCATCTGACCATCCCCCTCCACCTGAACTCTCTGTTTTCAATGGCCCTGAAAAGCCCGTCGATGCCGAGGCCGATCAGGCCGATAACGATCATGCCCGCGATGATCACCTGGGACTGGCCCCAGTTGTAGGCGTACATGATGAGGTACCCGAGACCTGAGGTCGTTCCGGGGAGCATCTCGGCTGCAACGACACACATCCACGCGATCCCGAAGCCGACCCGGAGGCCGGTCCAGATCGTGGGCAGGGACGCCGGAAAGATGACCTTCCTGAGGATCTGGGCCTGGCTCGCACCAAAGGTGTACGCCGACTCGACCCAGGTCCTGTTCACCGACTTGACCCCGTCAACTGTGTTGAGCAGGACGGGGAAGACCGCACCGATGAAGATGATGAAGGTCATCGAGACGAGCCCGGTCTTGAACCATGCAAGGGCGAGCGGGATCCACGCAAGCGGCGGGATCGGGCGGAAGATCTGGATTGTCGGGTCGAGGAAGGTCTCGGCCCCTCTCCAGTAGCCCATCACGATGCCGATCGGGATGCCGACGGCCGCCGCAAGGCCGAAGCCCAGGAGGACGCGCTCAATGGAGAGGAGCGCGTTGTCGATGAGGCTCCCGCTGCCCAGGATGTCAACGGTTGGGGCGGTGAGGATGGCGAGCACCGACTCCACCCGCGGCAGGATGAACTCGCTGTCGATAAGAATCGCTGCAATCTCCCAGCCGATGATGAGTAAAATGGGAAGGACGGCCCCGAGGGCCCTCCTCCCAAGAAACACTGTTCCTGTACGTTTTCTCTTCGCCGATTCCGTTGTCTTCATCAGACTTCTTTCACCACCAGTCCGCTGTCTTTCAGGGCGAACTTGAGCATGACATCCTGGATGGAGCCCTTCAGCGGGGCCGCAATCTTCAGGGGTTTGCCTTCGGCAGCTCTCGTCTTCGCCCATTCAGCGAAGGTCGGCCAGTCGTTAACCGGTGCGGATGCAGCGACGACAAGTCCGGATCCCTCAGTATTAACGGGTTGGACGATCTTAATAGGTGTTCCTTTGTCGATGGCGCTGATCGCCGGCGGAGCGCCGACCCAGGCCATCTGGATATTGTCCGTCGCGGCAAGTTGCATCAGGGCCGGACCGGCGGCGCCGGAGACGAGAGTGACGTCGGCGACCTTCTCACCATTGATGATCAGCTCGAGGTTCTCGGGCCGGGTCTGGCTCGAGTCCTTCGGCTTCAGGGCGATGCCGTAGGTCTGGTCGAAGTACTCCCACTTCTTGATCGCGACGAAGAGCGAGGCGTGGTGGTCTGACATCAGGTAGCCGATGCCGAAGGGCTTGTCGAGCTTTGCCGGGGTGGCAATCATTCCTGCATCAAGCATCGCCTTTGCGTCGGTGTACGGCCGGGTGTTGAAGAGCAGGGCCTTCTGTTCTTCAGGGGTGGCGTTCTTCAACGAGCCGGTGAGGTAGCCGAGGTCCGACTGGGCGTCGACGAAGAGCATGACGCCGTCCTGCCACTGTGCGGAGGGCTCGCTCGTGAACTTGATGGTCGGGATCGCCTGTTCGAGGACGTCGACAGAGTTCACCGAGACGTCGCCGTAGGTGAAGTTGCCCTTGCCGACGAGCCAGTCGGCAACGATCTCGGCGGACTCGTTCTGGTGCTCGTTCA
This window of the Methanofollis ethanolicus genome carries:
- a CDS encoding 4Fe-4S dicluster domain-containing protein, which translates into the protein MKLIIDETRCKGCNLCTLVCPYRIFQEGTAPNRRGIVVPTLDRPERCTNCRLQKLYGRVLCGVCQMICPDQAIRWVEEEPFEPEKVVIED
- a CDS encoding FumA C-terminus/TtdB family hydratase beta subunit, which produces MIHLTTPLSDEVLELRAGDAVTLSGTVYTARDEAHQRMMEEGIPFDPAGAAVYHCGPVIGAGRVIAAGPTTSARMNRLSGFILDAGVRALIGKGGMGPEVREQLRGRGVYLAFTGGCAALAAARMTLKGVYFDDLGMAEAVWEIELDHLPLIVGIDAHGGDLFGDVDRKAKIQFERRFNT
- a CDS encoding fumarate hydratase, coding for MIERAASGLSGAVASATYSAFLEAETSIPTDVRRALRRARDREQSATARTQFENIEENIRYAEEHGLPICQDTGVPVVYLTIPPTVPFTRDLFDAVAEGVKRATREVPLRPNVVDPLSRENSGDNTGAGMPAVHVMPGDDLTVTVLPKGAGAENCSRIAMLLPSEAGEIARFVAETVLIAGGRPCPPVVLGVGIGSTFDGAAALAKEALLLPIDEMTSFEQEICDAVNALGIGPMGLGGDTTALAVKVKTGACHTASLPVAVNVQCWACRRSTRRVEVAE
- a CDS encoding 50S ribosomal protein L16, whose amino-acid sequence is MVRKPGVMYRNLAKKAYTRREYMGGVPGSKVVQYDMGDPSGSFPLEITLEVLESCQIRHSALEAARININRRLMKEVGRSNYYLKLRTYPHHVLRENKQATGAGADRVSEGMRLAFGKAVGTAARVTPGQKVFTVWTNPQYTDKAKDALKHGGYKLPAPTRVVVFE
- a CDS encoding ABC transporter ATP-binding protein — translated: MSLSIEHVSKVFTNEMGEEVTALGDISLDVKDGEFICILGPSGCGKTTLLRIIAGLDNPTGGRAAVNEKEIAGPTPEMAMIFQEYSLYPWRTVLDNIAFGLEVQGVGKEERYVQAKKYLALVGLEDFEHSHPYELSGGMRQRVAVARALCVEPQVLLMDEPFGALDAQTRNTMQRELLEIWEKTGKTVIFVTHSVDEAVYLSDRVVVLSPRPSRVQEVIPITVPRPRDRTSVEFAQVRRYVLSLIQGGEEASQ
- a CDS encoding ABC transporter permease, which gives rise to MKTTESAKRKRTGTVFLGRRALGAVLPILLIIGWEIAAILIDSEFILPRVESVLAILTAPTVDILGSGSLIDNALLSIERVLLGFGLAAAVGIPIGIVMGYWRGAETFLDPTIQIFRPIPPLAWIPLALAWFKTGLVSMTFIIFIGAVFPVLLNTVDGVKSVNRTWVESAYTFGASQAQILRKVIFPASLPTIWTGLRVGFGIAWMCVVAAEMLPGTTSGLGYLIMYAYNWGQSQVIIAGMIVIGLIGLGIDGLFRAIENREFRWRGMVR
- a CDS encoding ABC transporter substrate-binding protein, with protein sequence MAKKMLAATLLLGLAVILLATGCVSEETPTTEGAEVGITYTQGVGPMPMLLSTGEIDGYIAWQPIVEVAPLSGIGKVASYSQDLPPAGMWKDHSCCVIAARDDFTADHKDVVNAISALGILGNQYVNEHQNESAEIVADWLVGKGNFTYGDVSVNSVDVLEQAIPTIKFTSEPSAQWQDGVMLFVDAQSDLGYLTGSLKNATPEEQKALLFNTRPYTDAKAMLDAGMIATPAKLDKPFGIGYLMSDHHASLFVAIKKWEYFDQTYGIALKPKDSSQTRPENLELIINGEKVADVTLVSGAAGPALMQLAATDNIQMAWVGAPPAISAIDKGTPIKIVQPVNTEGSGLVVAASAPVNDWPTFAEWAKTRAAEGKPLKIAAPLKGSIQDVMLKFALKDSGLVVKEV